From one Pseudomonas sp. MYb118 genomic stretch:
- a CDS encoding MAPEG family protein, with product MSIVLSIYALCVVALFLKMLAISCYQGYFRLRLRAFINPEDAAVFKRPVQAVERPQVCRAMQAWRNDLENIPMFIALAGLAIVLEAPELPTLWLCSVFTAVRYVHTVTYLAGLQPWRTISYAVGIACLLALAAIIIVKVCEGPLRGAVA from the coding sequence ATGAGCATTGTCCTGTCGATCTATGCCCTCTGCGTAGTGGCGCTGTTTCTGAAGATGCTGGCAATCTCCTGCTATCAAGGATATTTCCGGTTGCGCCTCAGGGCCTTCATCAATCCGGAAGACGCTGCCGTTTTTAAGCGACCAGTCCAGGCGGTAGAGCGACCGCAAGTCTGTCGGGCGATGCAAGCCTGGCGAAATGATCTGGAAAATATTCCGATGTTCATCGCACTGGCTGGCCTGGCGATTGTGCTGGAGGCGCCTGAGTTGCCGACCCTATGGCTGTGCAGCGTCTTTACAGCGGTCAGGTACGTGCACACGGTCACGTATCTGGCGGGTTTGCAGCCCTGGCGAACAATCAGCTATGCCGTCGGTATCGCCTGTTTGCTGGCGCTGGCTGCGATAATCATAGTGAAGGTGTGTGAGGGGCCTCTTCGGGGGGCTGTAGCTTGA
- a CDS encoding helix-turn-helix domain-containing protein, with amino-acid sequence MSHLPFHPTGPATGTCAGEQLRRLRRQAGLSQMQLALLAGVSQRHLSCVETARAKASPSTLHALLSALDVPLEHCNEIFLAAGFAPRYVASGANAPTLKMVSDAVEHILQANNPAPAIVIDSHWNVTAANASTGLLLAMVGIDANGLSGLNLLDTLLRPGGLGDHLVNADEIRAITWQRAAREALSNPELARRLRDMPDSPAVSLNTTPAPVVLTRVRCAHGELKFLSTFTTFGMPLDITVESLRIEHLIPADGETWRVMNTAFSQWQASA; translated from the coding sequence ATGAGCCACCTACCTTTCCACCCAACCGGCCCGGCGACAGGCACCTGCGCGGGTGAGCAACTGCGCCGGCTGCGTCGTCAGGCAGGGCTGAGCCAAATGCAGCTTGCCCTGCTCGCCGGGGTTTCCCAGCGCCACTTGAGCTGCGTGGAAACCGCCCGTGCCAAGGCGAGCCCCAGCACGCTGCACGCCCTGCTTTCGGCGCTGGATGTGCCGCTGGAGCACTGCAACGAGATTTTCCTCGCGGCAGGTTTCGCCCCGCGCTACGTCGCATCCGGGGCCAACGCGCCGACGCTGAAGATGGTGTCTGATGCGGTCGAGCACATTTTGCAGGCCAACAACCCGGCGCCCGCCATCGTCATCGACAGCCACTGGAATGTCACCGCAGCCAATGCCAGTACAGGCCTGCTGCTGGCAATGGTGGGTATCGACGCCAACGGACTGTCGGGCCTGAACCTGCTGGACACGCTGTTACGCCCCGGTGGCCTGGGGGATCATCTAGTCAACGCCGACGAGATACGTGCCATCACCTGGCAGCGCGCCGCCCGAGAGGCACTGAGCAACCCCGAGCTGGCGCGACGCCTGCGCGACATGCCGGACTCGCCCGCCGTGTCGTTGAACACCACGCCTGCACCCGTGGTACTGACCCGCGTGCGCTGCGCCCATGGCGAGCTGAAGTTCCTGTCCACCTTCACCACGTTCGGAATGCCGCTGGACATTACGGTCGAGTCGCTGCGTATCGAGCATTTGATTCCGGCTGATGGTGAGACGTGGCGAGTGATGAATACGGCGTTCAGTCAGTGGCAGGCATCTGCCTGA
- a CDS encoding AzlD family protein: MNIETAGSGAFIVVLIMAVVTLATRWGGVYVMSFVPIGYRVKQFIGAMSGSVLVALLAPMALEGDNAARLALLTTAATMLVLKKPLPAIAAGVLAAAVFRHF, encoded by the coding sequence ATGAACATTGAAACCGCAGGTTCCGGCGCCTTCATCGTGGTGCTGATCATGGCCGTGGTGACACTGGCCACCCGCTGGGGCGGCGTCTATGTGATGTCCTTCGTGCCGATCGGCTATCGGGTCAAGCAGTTCATCGGCGCCATGTCCGGTTCGGTGCTGGTCGCCCTCCTCGCCCCCATGGCACTGGAAGGCGACAACGCCGCACGGCTGGCGCTGCTGACTACGGCGGCGACCATGCTGGTGTTGAAGAAGCCGTTGCCGGCGATTGCCGCGGGGGTGTTGGCGGCGGCGGTGTTCAGGCACTTCTGA
- a CDS encoding AzlC family ABC transporter permease, whose amino-acid sequence MRHADDNLHEFNRQMVWVGFTKLAPISLFVVVFGAAFGLAANQAGLSESIIVAMSTLVFAGASQFAALELWGPDVSLITLAITVFAINARHLLMGATLYEWLQHVPTRKRYAVMLVASDANWALSMQAFGNRQPGLGLLLGGGLALWLSWVIGTWLGVIFAGTLHDPKALGLDMVMGCFLLAMVVGGDKNLRLLVIWFVAACASLLAYRYLPENSHVVVGAVAGGITGTFWTEHKHEH is encoded by the coding sequence ATGAGACACGCCGACGACAACCTGCACGAATTCAACCGCCAGATGGTCTGGGTCGGATTCACCAAACTGGCCCCCATCTCCCTGTTCGTGGTGGTGTTCGGAGCTGCTTTCGGCCTGGCGGCCAACCAGGCGGGCCTCAGCGAGTCGATCATCGTGGCGATGAGTACCCTGGTGTTTGCCGGCGCCTCGCAATTCGCCGCGCTGGAGCTGTGGGGGCCGGATGTCTCGCTGATCACCCTGGCCATTACCGTCTTCGCCATCAACGCCCGCCACCTGCTGATGGGCGCCACGCTCTATGAGTGGCTGCAACATGTGCCGACCAGGAAGCGCTACGCGGTGATGCTGGTGGCTTCCGATGCCAACTGGGCACTGTCGATGCAGGCCTTCGGCAACCGCCAGCCCGGGTTGGGCCTGTTGCTCGGCGGCGGCCTGGCATTGTGGCTGTCGTGGGTGATCGGCACCTGGCTGGGCGTGATTTTCGCCGGCACCCTGCACGATCCCAAGGCGCTGGGCCTGGACATGGTGATGGGCTGTTTCCTGCTGGCGATGGTGGTGGGCGGCGACAAGAACCTGCGCCTGCTGGTGATCTGGTTCGTCGCCGCCTGCGCCTCGTTGCTGGCCTACCGGTACCTGCCGGAAAACAGCCATGTGGTGGTCGGCGCGGTCGCCGGCGGCATTACCGGGACCTTCTGGACGGAGCACAAGCATGAACATTGA
- a CDS encoding U32 family peptidase — translation MSLPKHHLELLSPARDVSIAREAILHGADAIYIGGPSFGARHNACNEVSDIAGLVEFARRYHARVFTTINTILHDNELEPARKLIHQLYDAGVDALIVQDLGVMELDIPPIELHASTQTDIRTLERAKFLDQAGFSQLVLARELNLKEIRAIADETDAAIEFFIHGALCVAFSGQCNISHAQTGRSANRGDCSQACRLPYTLKDEKGGVIAYEKHLLSMKDNNQSANIRALVEAGVRSFKIEGRYKDMGYVKNITAYYRQRLDAVLEDRPDLARASSGRTAHFFVPDPEKTFHRGSTDYFVSDRKIDIGAFDSPTFTGLPVGVVEKVGKRDMQVVTTEPLSNGDGLNVLVKREVVGFRANIAEAKGEFEEEGEKRYRYRVEPNEMPEGMYKLRPNHPLSRNLDHNWQQALLKTSAERRIGLRWVAQLDEQYLQLTATSEEGISASASLDGPFGLANKPEQALEQLRDLLGQLGTTEYHATDIKLDAPQAFFIPNSQLKALRREAIEALTAARVAAHPRGGRKAETSPPPVYPESHLSFLANVYNQKARDFYHRHGVELIDAAFEAHEETGEVPVMITKHCLRFSFNLCPKQAKGVTGVRTKVAPMQLVHGNEVLTLKFDCKPCEMHVIGKMKGHILDLPLPGSVAEPVVGYISPEDLLKTIPRAPH, via the coding sequence ATGTCCTTGCCCAAGCATCACTTGGAACTGCTCAGCCCCGCCCGTGACGTGAGCATTGCCCGCGAAGCCATCCTGCATGGTGCCGACGCGATCTACATCGGCGGCCCGAGCTTCGGCGCCCGCCACAATGCCTGCAACGAGGTGAGTGATATCGCCGGGTTGGTGGAATTCGCTCGTCGTTACCACGCCCGGGTGTTCACCACCATCAACACGATCCTGCACGACAACGAGCTGGAGCCGGCGCGCAAGCTGATCCACCAACTGTACGATGCAGGGGTCGATGCGCTGATCGTCCAGGACCTGGGGGTGATGGAGCTGGATATTCCGCCCATCGAGCTGCACGCCAGCACCCAGACCGACATCCGCACCTTGGAGCGGGCCAAGTTCCTCGATCAGGCCGGTTTCTCGCAACTGGTCCTGGCCCGTGAGCTGAACCTCAAGGAAATCCGCGCGATCGCCGACGAAACCGACGCGGCCATCGAGTTCTTCATCCACGGCGCGTTGTGCGTGGCGTTTTCCGGCCAGTGCAACATTTCCCACGCGCAGACCGGCCGCAGCGCCAACCGTGGCGACTGCTCCCAGGCCTGCCGCCTGCCGTACACCCTCAAGGACGAGAAAGGTGGGGTGATCGCCTACGAAAAACACTTGCTTTCGATGAAGGACAACAACCAGAGCGCCAACATCCGCGCACTGGTCGAGGCCGGCGTGCGTTCGTTCAAGATCGAAGGTCGCTACAAGGACATGGGCTATGTGAAGAACATCACCGCCTATTACCGCCAGCGCCTCGACGCCGTGCTCGAAGACCGCCCGGACCTGGCCCGCGCCTCGAGCGGCCGTACCGCGCACTTCTTCGTGCCCGACCCGGAAAAGACCTTCCACCGTGGCAGCACCGACTATTTCGTCAGCGACCGCAAGATCGACATCGGCGCCTTCGACTCACCGACTTTCACCGGTTTGCCGGTGGGCGTGGTGGAGAAGGTCGGCAAGCGCGACATGCAGGTGGTGACCACCGAGCCTCTGTCCAACGGTGACGGCCTCAACGTGCTGGTCAAGCGCGAAGTGGTGGGTTTCCGCGCCAACATCGCAGAAGCCAAGGGCGAGTTCGAGGAAGAAGGCGAGAAGCGCTACCGCTATCGCGTCGAGCCCAACGAGATGCCGGAGGGCATGTACAAGCTGCGGCCCAACCACCCGCTGAGCCGCAACCTCGACCACAACTGGCAGCAGGCCTTGCTCAAGACCTCTGCCGAGCGTCGTATCGGCTTGCGTTGGGTGGCGCAACTGGACGAACAATACCTGCAACTGACCGCCACCAGCGAAGAGGGCATCAGTGCCAGCGCTTCCCTGGACGGTCCATTCGGCCTGGCCAACAAGCCGGAGCAGGCGCTGGAGCAGCTGCGCGACCTGCTCGGCCAATTGGGGACCACCGAGTACCACGCCACCGACATCAAGCTCGATGCACCGCAGGCGTTTTTCATTCCCAACTCGCAGCTCAAGGCCTTGCGCCGCGAAGCGATCGAGGCCCTGACCGCCGCCCGCGTGGCCGCCCACCCACGCGGTGGTCGCAAGGCCGAAACCAGCCCGCCGCCGGTGTACCCGGAGTCGCACCTGTCGTTCCTGGCCAACGTCTACAACCAGAAGGCCCGCGACTTCTACCATCGCCACGGGGTCGAACTGATCGACGCCGCGTTCGAGGCGCATGAAGAAACCGGCGAAGTGCCGGTGATGATCACCAAGCACTGCCTGCGCTTCTCCTTCAACCTGTGCCCGAAACAGGCCAAGGGCGTCACTGGCGTACGCACCAAGGTCGCGCCAATGCAACTGGTGCACGGCAACGAAGTGCTGACCCTGAAGTTCGACTGCAAACCATGCGAAATGCATGTGATCGGCAAGATGAAAGGGCACATCCTGGACCTGCCGTTGCCGGGCAGCGTGGCTGAGCCGGTGGTGGGTTACATCAGCCCGGAAGATCTGCTAAAGACCATTCCGCGGGCACCGCACTGA
- a CDS encoding SDR family NAD(P)-dependent oxidoreductase, producing MTQQLKGKVALVTGGSRGIGAAIAKRLAADGAHVAFSYAKSPEQAQKVVAEIQHHGVQALAVQADQGDSAQVSALVKQVHQHFGRLDILVNSAGVFVTGPVGDPEADIAAFDRQQAVNVGGVVTAVRTAVGLMNDGGRIISLGTTGADHVPFPGAADYVATKAAVAAYSRGWARDLGPRNITVNVIQPGAINTEMNPETADHAPFLAGLAALGRYGQPEDIAAAVSFLAGPEASYITGATLNVDGGQSA from the coding sequence ATGACTCAACAACTCAAAGGTAAAGTGGCACTGGTAACCGGCGGCTCCCGTGGCATCGGCGCAGCCATCGCCAAACGTCTCGCGGCCGATGGCGCCCATGTCGCGTTCAGCTACGCAAAATCGCCAGAGCAGGCGCAAAAGGTGGTCGCAGAAATTCAGCACCATGGCGTTCAGGCGCTGGCCGTCCAGGCCGATCAGGGCGACTCCGCCCAGGTCAGCGCCCTGGTGAAACAGGTGCACCAGCACTTTGGCCGCCTGGACATTCTGGTCAACAGCGCCGGGGTGTTCGTCACCGGTCCCGTGGGCGACCCGGAGGCCGACATCGCAGCCTTCGACCGCCAGCAAGCGGTCAACGTGGGTGGCGTGGTCACCGCCGTACGCACTGCCGTCGGCCTGATGAATGACGGTGGCAGGATCATTTCCCTGGGCACCACCGGCGCCGATCATGTGCCGTTCCCTGGCGCCGCCGACTACGTTGCGACCAAAGCCGCAGTGGCTGCCTACAGCCGTGGCTGGGCCCGTGACCTGGGCCCGCGCAACATCACCGTCAATGTCATCCAGCCGGGCGCGATCAACACCGAGATGAACCCCGAGACCGCCGATCACGCGCCGTTCCTGGCCGGCCTCGCAGCGCTGGGTCGTTACGGTCAGCCGGAAGACATCGCCGCTGCCGTATCTTTCCTCGCAGGTCCCGAAGCCTCGTACATCACCGGTGCCACGCTCAACGTCGATGGCGGCCAGAGCGCCTGA
- a CDS encoding LysR substrate-binding domain-containing protein: protein MDYFTAVKAFIQVVEAGSFVKAAQTLNLPRNTVTKHIQSLESHLRVKLLNRTTRRISLTNDGTAYYERMVRVVDQWLEAESDLASAQDRPHGRLRVDMGSTMATMLVLPALPDFQKRYPDLQLNIGVSDRPVDLLGDRVDCVIRGGALNDPSLIARRLGSLRFVTCATPAYLAAHGTPLHPGDLEKNHQMVRYFFAGSQKRLPVEFIRGDERIPVDAPYFVSVNDSNALLAAALAGLGVLQTLQFMAEPHFKSGALVPLLEQWTLEPNPIYIVYSPNRHLSARVRVFVDWLVELFEAKGLR from the coding sequence ATGGACTACTTCACGGCGGTCAAGGCATTCATCCAGGTGGTGGAAGCCGGAAGCTTCGTCAAGGCGGCGCAGACACTGAACCTGCCGCGCAACACCGTGACCAAACATATCCAGTCGCTGGAAAGCCACTTGCGCGTGAAGTTGCTCAACCGCACCACGCGGCGCATTTCGCTGACCAACGACGGCACCGCCTACTACGAGCGCATGGTGCGGGTGGTCGATCAATGGCTCGAAGCCGAATCCGACTTGGCCAGCGCACAGGACCGCCCCCATGGGCGCTTGCGCGTGGACATGGGCTCGACCATGGCGACGATGCTGGTGCTACCTGCTTTGCCCGACTTCCAGAAACGCTACCCGGATTTGCAACTGAACATCGGCGTGAGCGACAGGCCCGTCGATCTGCTGGGCGACCGGGTGGACTGCGTGATTCGCGGCGGCGCCCTGAACGACCCTTCGCTGATCGCCCGCCGCCTGGGCAGCCTGCGTTTCGTCACCTGCGCGACACCGGCTTATCTCGCCGCCCATGGCACACCGCTGCATCCCGGCGACCTGGAAAAGAATCACCAGATGGTCCGCTACTTCTTCGCCGGTAGCCAAAAACGCCTGCCGGTCGAATTCATCCGGGGAGACGAGCGTATCCCGGTGGACGCGCCCTACTTCGTCTCGGTCAACGACTCGAACGCCCTGCTCGCCGCCGCCCTCGCGGGCCTGGGCGTGTTGCAGACCTTGCAGTTCATGGCCGAGCCGCACTTCAAGTCCGGCGCGTTGGTTCCCCTGCTGGAGCAGTGGACGCTGGAACCCAACCCCATCTACATCGTCTACTCACCCAACCGACACCTGAGCGCGCGGGTGCGGGTGTTCGTGGACTGGCTGGTCGAGTTGTTCGAAGCGAAAGGATTGCGTTGA
- a CDS encoding LysR family transcriptional regulator, translated as MNFQDLQIDWLKCFVAVVDAGSLSGAAPVVHRSQSAVSMQIKKLEAALACQLLVRGPRQHQLTPQGQLLLGYARRMLDLHAETQAAFHGEELSGRIRLGVPDDYAARYLTPVLKRFAANFGAVEIELNCEQSTSLIPRVKSGDLDLALVSRDSPRHGTLLFHEPMVWVGDPQFQVWRRDPLPIAVYEDASLAKRTALHSLALQGRRFKVVYNSSSLAGQIAAVESGLAVAVLTHCSAPAHLQILGSEQGLGPLEPMEVSVFRSRASRGSKAVDSLHDLLIRTLRLSAPA; from the coding sequence ATGAATTTCCAGGACTTGCAGATTGACTGGCTCAAATGCTTCGTGGCCGTGGTCGATGCGGGCTCCCTGTCAGGGGCAGCGCCTGTCGTGCATCGCAGCCAGTCGGCCGTCAGCATGCAGATCAAGAAGCTGGAAGCGGCCCTGGCTTGTCAGTTGCTGGTACGCGGCCCGCGCCAGCACCAGCTCACGCCCCAGGGGCAATTGCTGCTGGGTTACGCCCGGCGCATGCTCGACCTGCATGCGGAAACCCAGGCGGCCTTTCATGGTGAGGAACTGAGTGGGCGGATTCGCCTGGGCGTACCCGATGATTACGCCGCACGGTACCTGACGCCGGTGCTCAAGCGCTTCGCCGCGAATTTCGGCGCGGTGGAGATCGAGCTGAACTGCGAGCAGTCCACCTCGCTGATTCCGCGGGTCAAAAGTGGCGACCTCGACCTGGCCCTGGTGTCCCGCGACAGTCCGCGCCACGGCACGCTGCTGTTCCATGAGCCGATGGTGTGGGTCGGGGATCCGCAGTTCCAGGTCTGGCGCCGTGACCCGCTGCCCATCGCCGTGTACGAGGACGCCAGCCTGGCCAAGCGCACGGCCTTGCATTCCCTGGCGCTCCAGGGGCGGCGCTTCAAGGTCGTCTACAACAGCTCCAGCCTCGCCGGGCAGATTGCTGCTGTGGAAAGCGGCCTGGCCGTGGCGGTGCTGACCCATTGCAGCGCGCCGGCGCACTTGCAGATACTGGGCAGTGAACAGGGCCTGGGCCCGCTGGAACCCATGGAAGTCTCGGTGTTTCGCAGCCGCGCTTCCCGGGGCTCGAAAGCCGTGGACAGCCTGCATGACCTGCTGATCAGGACCCTGCGCCTGTCCGCTCCCGCCTGA
- a CDS encoding DUF2834 domain-containing protein, with translation MRANYLALTVLILFTLYTGWTMAIAQQSLVAFGLQLLARPDTAQVVIDLYLMAVLACIWMVNDSRSRGGTWLGVVPYLLITAVFVSAGPLLYIALRKCRP, from the coding sequence ATGAGAGCCAACTACCTCGCGCTGACCGTATTGATCCTATTCACGCTCTACACCGGCTGGACGATGGCGATCGCACAGCAATCGCTCGTGGCGTTCGGACTGCAACTGCTGGCGCGCCCCGATACCGCACAGGTGGTCATCGACCTGTACTTGATGGCAGTACTGGCCTGTATCTGGATGGTTAACGACAGCCGATCGCGAGGCGGCACCTGGCTCGGCGTAGTGCCGTATCTATTGATCACAGCAGTGTTCGTCTCGGCCGGCCCATTGTTGTATATCGCGTTGAGGAAGTGCAGGCCATGA